The Meles meles unplaced genomic scaffold, mMelMel3.1 paternal haplotype, whole genome shotgun sequence genome contains a region encoding:
- the LOC123935981 gene encoding olfactory receptor 2T4-like codes for MENANWLANHTGRSDFILVGIFSESKHPALLCLVIFVLFLMAVSGNTILILLIHSDAHLHTPMYFFISQLSLMDMMYISVTVPKMLMDQVMGMNKISDIECGIQMFLYLTLAGSEFFLLASMAYDRYVAICHPLHYPVLMNHRVLHLLSSGCWFLGSVDGFLFTPITMTFPFCRSREIHHFFCEVPAVLKLSCSDTSIYEIFMYLCCVLMLLIPVIVISGSYYFILITIHRMNSAEGQKKAFVTCSSHMTVVILFYGAAIYTYMLPKSYHTPEKDIMVSVFYTILTPVLNPLIYSLRNKNVMGALKKMLNVGPVF; via the coding sequence ATGGAGAACGCCAACTGGCTAGCTAACCATACTGGGAGATCAGATTTCATCCTGGTGGGAATCTTCAGTGAATCCAAACACCCAGCTCTCCTTTGTTTGGTCATTTTCGTGCTTTTCCTAATGGCCGTGTCTGGAAACACCATCTTGATACTATTGATACATTCCGATgcccacctccacacccccatgtattttttcattaGCCAGCTATCTCTCATGGACATGATGTATATTTCTGTTACTGTGCCCAAGATGCTCATGGACCAAGTCATGGGTATGAACAAGATCTCAGACATAGAATGTGGGATACAAATGTTTCTCTATCTGACACTAGCaggttcagaattttttcttctagcctctatggcctatgaccgctatgtggccatctgccatcCTCTTCATTACCCTGTCCTCATGAACCATCGCGTGTTACACCTTCTATCATCTGGCTGCTGGTTCCTGGGCTCAGTGGATGGCTTCTTGTTTACTCCCATCACCATGACCTTCCCCTTCTGCAGATCTCGGGAGATACATCATTTTTTCTGTGAAGTCCCTGCTGTATTGAAACTCTCTTGTTCGGACACTTCCATCTATGAGATTTTCATGTACCTGTGCTGTGTCCTTATGCTTCTCATTCCTGTGATAGTCATTTCAGGCTCTTACTACTTTATCCTCATCACCATCCATAGGATGAACTCAGCAGAAGGACAGAAGAAGGCCTTTGTCacttgttcttcccacatgacTGTGGTCATCCTCTTCTATGGGGCTGCCATTTATACTTACATGCTCCCCAAATCCTACCATACACCAGAGAAGGACATCATGGTATCTGTCTTTTACACCATACTCACTCCTGTGCTCAACCCTTTGATCTATAGTCTAAGAAATAAGAATGTTATGGGAGCTCTGAAGAAAATGTTGAATGTGGGACCTGTCTTTTAA